A stretch of the Streptococcus oralis genome encodes the following:
- a CDS encoding MFS transporter gives MKVFIQNRDFRQLTINQWISTVGDTIFYLAFLNYVADASFAPLAILLITISETVPQVLQIFMGVLADFQHNRVLKYTVISFVKFVLYSIVALSLSGQSFSLWLVFFICLMNLLSDTLSYFSGAMLTPIFIRIIGKEHLTEAIGFKQSTVSLVRTISNILGGILLGILSIQFISLLNALTFLIAFVGILLIKNDLLKVEKTISYQEGLSIKSFCQHLFQSSKLIWNMDRVIFILFIVSISQAVINVTVPISTLFLRNQPFLNLQTGQSLALLSTLELLALIVGSLVSGYLKNTISIKTALYASVVIQLLLLVGFATVHFGLILLFSSLDAFIAGLLSPRLQELVFKQIPEESMGAVQSSIGAITVVLPSLFTIVFVMIATSFGVLSVSFILLLLLLTAFVMLLNIRESI, from the coding sequence ATGAAAGTATTTATTCAAAATAGAGATTTTAGGCAATTAACCATCAACCAGTGGATTTCAACGGTTGGGGATACGATTTTTTATCTTGCTTTTTTGAATTATGTGGCAGACGCTTCGTTTGCCCCCTTGGCGATTTTACTCATTACGATTTCAGAGACTGTTCCTCAAGTTCTGCAAATCTTTATGGGAGTTTTGGCTGACTTTCAACACAATCGTGTTCTAAAGTATACGGTTATTAGTTTTGTCAAATTTGTACTTTATTCTATAGTTGCACTTTCGCTTTCAGGGCAGTCCTTTTCCTTATGGCTCGTATTCTTTATTTGTTTAATGAATCTCTTGTCGGATACATTGAGTTACTTTTCAGGAGCCATGCTAACTCCTATTTTTATAAGAATCATTGGGAAGGAACATCTGACAGAAGCCATTGGCTTTAAACAATCCACAGTTAGTTTAGTTCGGACAATCAGTAATATTCTAGGAGGGATTTTACTAGGAATTCTTTCCATTCAGTTTATTTCTTTGCTAAACGCTCTGACGTTTCTGATAGCATTTGTAGGTATTCTTCTCATAAAAAATGATCTTTTGAAAGTTGAAAAAACAATTAGCTATCAAGAAGGTCTTTCTATAAAATCGTTTTGCCAGCATTTGTTCCAATCATCGAAATTGATCTGGAATATGGATAGAGTAATCTTCATTTTATTTATCGTCTCTATCAGCCAAGCTGTGATCAATGTCACTGTTCCTATTTCGACTCTTTTTTTAAGAAACCAACCGTTTTTGAATTTGCAAACTGGTCAATCTCTCGCTTTGTTATCAACACTAGAATTGTTAGCACTTATTGTTGGAAGTCTTGTAAGTGGCTATCTGAAAAATACGATTTCTATAAAAACAGCTCTATATGCCTCAGTTGTCATCCAGTTACTCCTTTTAGTAGGATTTGCCACAGTTCATTTTGGCTTGATTCTGCTTTTCAGCTCCTTGGATGCCTTCATCGCAGGGTTACTGTCTCCTAGATTGCAAGAACTCGTCTTTAAACAAATACCTGAGGAGTCAATGGGAGCGGTTCAATCCTCTATTGGTGCTATTACGGTTGTTTTACCAAGTCTATTCACAATCGTTTTTGTAATGATTGCTACAAGTTTTGGGGTCCTATCGGTCAGCTTTATTCTATTGCTATTACTCCTAACCGCATTTGTCATGCTCTTGAATATTCGTGAGAGCATTTAG